CGCAGCATTGCGCGCGAGGTGGCGCTGACGGGCGTTGGCCTGCATATGGGCCGAACCTGTGGCCTGCGCTTCCTTCCGGCGCCCGTGGGTAGCGGTCTCCGCTTTCGGCGGACCGACCTCGCCGGCAATCCGGAGACGCCGGCGCACCATCGTGTGGCGGTAGCGGCCGAGCGTCGCACGCAGTTGGGCGAGGGCGAGGGCGCGTTGCACACGGTGGAGCACGTGTTGGCCGCGGTAGCCGGACTCGGCATCGACGACCTTGTCATCGAGATGGACGCCGCCGAGCCGCCGATCATGGACGGCTCGGCGGAGCCGTTCCGGCTGGCGTTGGTGGAGGCCGGTGTGGTGGAGCACGGCGGGATGGCCGACGTGCTGCATCTAGCCGAGCCCGTGCGCGTGGTGGATGGCGAGTCCGTGTACGTCGCGCATCCGGCGGAGACGCTGGAGCTCGAGGTGAAGATCGACTTCGCGCATCCGTTGATCGGGGCGCAGGAGGGGCGCTGGACGGTGACCAGCGAGAGCTTCTCGCGCGAATTGTCCGCGGCGCGCACCTTTGGGATGTTGAGCTGGGTCGAGGGCCTGCGGGCCAAGGGCCTGATCCAGGGCGCATCGGCGGAGAACACCATCGTGCTCGATGAGACGGGCGTGGTGGGCACGACGCTGCGTTGGCCGGACGAGTTCGTGCGGCACAAGGCGATGGACGTGGTGGGCGACCTGGCGCTGGCGGGCTCGCGCGTGGCTGCCCGCATCACGGCGACGAAACCGAGTCACCGCGGGACGGTGACGCTGCTGCGGGAGATGCTGGCGCACGCGCGTCCGGCGTCCACCGCGGCGCCGGCCGTGGAGAAGGCCACCACGGCTGCACCCGAATCGGAGAACCGAATGCTGGGCATCGAAGAGATCATGAAGATCCTGCCGCACCGCTATCCGTTCCTCCTCGTCGACAAGATCGTCGAGATGGAGGAGCAGAAGCGGATTGTCGGGATCAAGAACGTCACGATCAACGAGCCGTTCTTCCAGGGGCATTTCCCGGGGCACCCCATCATGCCGGGCGTGCTGATCGTGGAGGCGATGGCCCAGGTGGGCGGCGTGCTATTGATGGGCACGGTGGACGACCCGGAGAGCAAGGTTGTCTATTTCATGAGCATCGACAACATCAAGTTCCGGCGGCCGGTGAAGCCGGGCGACCAGCTGCGCTTCGAGGTGGACATCGTGCAGATCCGGAGCAAGGTCTGCCGGATCAAGGGGGTGGCCAAGGTGGACGGGGCAGTGGTCTGTGAGGCCGAGATGGCCGCGATGGTCCGCGACCGATGAGCACGCGGATCCATCCGACGGCCGTGGTGGATCCCAAGGCCGAACTCGGCGCGGACGTCGAGGTCGGCCCCTGGGCCTATATCGGCCCCGACTGCGTCGTCGGTGACGGCAGCGTGATCCAGATGCGCGCCACGCTTGAGGAGCACGTGCATCTTGCGGCGCGCGTGACGGTGGGCATCGGCACGGTGCTTGGCGGCAAGCCGCAGGACCTCAAGTTCAAGGGCGAGGTCACCACTGTGGAGATCGGCGAGGGCACGACGATCCGCGAGTACGCGACGATCAACCGTGGCACCTCGGAGTCGATGAAGACCAGCGTGGGCAAGGGCTGCTTCCTGATGAGCTATGTGCACCTGGCGCACGACTGCCACTTGGGCGACGGCGTCATCATCTCCAACGGCACGCAGCTGGCCGGGCACGTACGGGTGGACGACCGCGCCATCATCTCCGGGCTCTGCGCGGTGCACCAGTTCGCGCGGATCGGGCGGCACGCATTCGTCGGCGGGATGTCGCGCATCTCCAAGGACATCCCGCCCTACGTGAAGGCAGTCGGCAATCCGGTGCAGCTCTACGGGCTGAACTCGGTGGGGCTGCAGCGCAGCGGATTTCCCGAGGCGACCATCAGCGAACTCAAGAAGGCGTACCGACTGTTCTTCCGCTCGGACTCCAACGTGGGGCAGGCGGTGGAGAAGGCGGCGAAGGACCTCAAGCCATTGCCTGAGGTGCAGGCGTTCGTGGCGTTCGTCGAGGAGAGCGCGCGGGGGATTGTCACGTGAGCGCACCGCTGCGGCTTGGCGTCGTCGGCACCGGGAGCCTCGGCTACCATCACGCGCGCATCCTGCGCGAGCTGCCGGGCATCGTCTTCAAGGGATTCTTCGAGGCCAACGAGGAGCGCGCGGGGACGGTCTCGCGCGAGCTTGGCATCCGCGCGTACCCGACGCTCGAGGCACTGCTCGGCGACGTGGACGCCGTCAGCATCGTGGTACCCACCTCGCATCACCATCGCGTGGCGATGCAGGCCTTGGAGGCGGGCAAGCACCTGCTGATCGAGAAGCCGATCACCGTGACGCTTGAGGAAGCCGACGAGCTGCTGGCGTTGGCCGAGCGGAAGGGGCTGATGGTGCAGATCGGGCACATCGAGCGCTTCAACCGGGCCATCCGCGCGGCGCTGCCGTACGTGGACACCCCGTTGTTCATCGACAGCGATCGGTTGGCGCCGTTCAACCCGCGTGGCTCGGACGTGGCGGTGGTGCTGGACCTGATGATCCACGACATCGACCTCGTGCTCACGCTGACGGGTGCGGCGGTGAAGGACGTGTCGGCGGCCGGCCTGCCGGTGCTCACGCCGAGCGTGGACATTGCCGACGCGCGCATCACGTTCGAGAGTGGCGCGGTGGCGACGATCACGTCGAGCCGCGTGTCGAAGGACCGCATGCGCAAGCTGCGCATCTTCCAGCGCAACGGCTACCTGTCGCTGGACCTCGCGGCGGGCACCGGCGAGATGTACCGCCTGCGCAGCGACGTGGACCTGGCGACGCTGGCCAAGCAGGCGCAGCCGCTGGAGGCTTTCGTGGAGCGCGTGAGCATCGACGCGCCGCAGGGTGAGCCGCTGCGCCTCGAGCTCGAGAGCTTCGTGGCTGCGCTCAAGGGTGACGCGCCGATCGCCGTCACGGGCCGTGCCGGCCGCGATGCGCTGGCCGTGGCGCTGCGGATCGTGAAGGGGATCGAGCAGGGCCTGCCCGCGCTCAAGGGCAAGCTGCCCTTCGGCAGTGCGTGAGATCCTGATCCTCGCGGGCGAGGCCTCGGGCGACCTGCACGGGGCGATTCTCGCCGAGCGATTGCAGGCGCTGAAGCCCGGGGTCCCGCTGGTGGGCACGGGTGGTGCGCGCATGCGCGCGGCCGGCGTCACGATGCTCGAGGAGCACGAGGGCGTCGTCGGCTTCGTGGAGGTGCTCAAGCACATCCCGGCGCACTATCGGCTGCTCAAGAAGCTGCAGGCGCGGCTGGCCAGCGGGAGCATCGGGCTGGTGGTCTGCATCGACTATCCCGGCTTCAACATGCGTGTGGCGTCGGCGGCGGCTTCGCTCGGGATTCCCGTGCTGTACTACATCACGCCGCAGGTCTGGGCCTGGCGGGCGGGGCGGCTCACGAAGATGGCGCAGGTGATCACCAAGGCGGCGGTGATCCTGCCCTTCGAGGAGGAACTGCTGCGCGGGGCGGGGATCGACACGACCTTCGTGGGGCACCCATTGCTGGATCGCGCGCAGTCGCTGCCCACCAAGGAAGCGGCGCGCGTGCGCATCGGGCTTCCGCCCGAGGGCGAGGTGCTGGCGCTGTTCCCTGGAAGCCGCGCGCAGGAGATCACGCGGCACCTGCACGACTTCCTGGCGGTGGCGCGAGAGCTTGAGGTGCGGCGGCCGGGACTCAAGACGGTGCTCAGCGTGGCGCCGACGATTGGTCTTCGCGATGACGACGTGCCTGTACCATTGATTCGCTCGGCGAGCTTCGACGTGCTGCGTGCGGCGGACGTGGCGCTGTGCAAGAGCGGCACGACCACACTCGAGGCGGCGGTGGCGGGCACGCCCTGTGCGATCGTGTATCGCACGAGTCGGATCTCCTATGCCATCGCACGGCGATTGGTGAAGATCGAGCACATCGGGCTGCTCAACATCGTCGCGGGGCGCACGGTGGCGCCGGAGTTCGTGCAGGACGCGTTTCAGCCGAAGGCCGTGGCGGATGCGCTGTCGCCGCTGTTCGAGGCGGGGAGCACGGAGCGCGAGGCGATGATCGCGGGCTTGGCGGACGTGCGGGCGCGGCTCGGTGAGCCGGGCGCCTCGCAGCGGGTGGCGGCGATCGCGGCGGAGATGCTCAAGTGAGTGACGCGGGCACGACGCGCGCCGAGCGACGGCAGCCGCCGGTGTCGACACGGCTCCGCCTCGCTTTGCTGCTCGGCGACCCGCTGATTCGGTTGCTTGCCTTGACCTGGCGTTACGAGATCGTGAACCGCGCGCCTGTTGATGCGCTGCGCGCCGAGCAGCGCCCGTACATCTACGCATTGTGGCACGGGCACCTGCTGGCGCTCACTTGGTACCATCGTCGGGAGGGGGTGACGACGATGATTTCCGAGCATCGCGACGGCGAGATCATTGCGCGCCTGGTGGAGCGTTGGGGGTACCGCACGGTGCGCGGGTCGACGTCGCGGGGCGCGGGGCGGGCACTGTTGGGAATGGTGCGCGAGCTGGCCGGCGGCTCGGTGTTCGCCATCACGCCCGACGGGCCGCGCGGACCGGCGGGCTCGGTGCAGCAGGGTGTGTTGGTGGCCTCGCAGAAGGCCCGCGCACCGATCGTGTCGATGCGGATGGACGTGGACCGCGCCTGGCACGCCAAGGGTTGGGACCGCTTTGCGATTCCGAAGCCGTTTGCGAAGGTGCGCATCACATACGGGGATCCTTTTGTGGCCGCGTCGGCCGACGAGGCCGAGGCGGCGAAGCTGGCGGCGGCCATTGGCCCCGCGATTCCTGCAGGGCTCGCTAAGTGAGCCGGGCGATTGAACGGATGTGGGCGCGCGATGGGGCGGGCGCCCTGCTGCTCTCGCCACTGTCCTGGCTCTTCGGTGCGGCGTCCGGCATCCGCAACTTCTGCTACGATCGCGGCCTCTTCAGGACGGCTGGCGTCGGCGCCCCCGTGGTCAGCGTGGGCAACCTGAGTGTCGGCGGCACCGGGAAGACGCCGGTCTCGGCCTGGGTCGCCGCCGAATTGCAGGCGATGGGCGCCAAGCCGGCCATCGTGATGCGCGGGTACGGCGGCGACGAGCGCCACGTCCACGCGCGTGTGAACCCGACGGTGCCGGTGGTGGTGAATCCCGACCGCGTGGCCGGCGCCGAGTCGGCGTTGGTGGACGGCGCGGACATCATCGTACTCGACGATGCGTTCCAGCATCGCCGGATGCGGCGCGACCTGGACCTGGTGCTCGTCGCGGCGGAGCAGGGGTCGGCGCATCGGCTGCTGCCAGCCGGACCGCTGCGTGAGTCACGCCTGGCGCTGCGGCGGGCTCAGCTGCTGGTCGTCACCCGCAAGTCGGCCAGCTTGGCCGAAGCCGAGGCCACGGCGGCCTCGTGGACGGCGTTCGCGGGCGCACCAGCCAGTTGTGTCATTGCCCTCAAGCCGGGCCCGCTGCGGCCGGCGGACCCCTCAGACCGCCGCGATGCCCTCGGTCTTGGGGCGCTGCGGGGCTCCCGGGTGCTGGCCATCTCGGCCATTGGCGCGCCTTGGGCCTTTGAGGCCCAGCTAAAGGAGCGCGGGGCGACCGTCGAGGGCGCCCAGTACCCGGACCATCACGCGTTTTCGGACACGGATATTGCCGTTTTGGCGACCCGCGCGGCGGCCGCGGACCTCACCGTCTGCACCCTCAAGGACGCGGTCAAGCTTGGCACCCGCTGGCCTCGCCAAGCCCCCCCGCTGTGGTATCTTTCACAGGTTGTCGAGGTCGAGCGAGGCGCGCCCGTGATGCGAGAGGCGCTGCATCGTCTGGTTTCGGCACGGACGTCCTAAACACACCCATTTTCCGGCCCCCGGACCGGTTTCAACCCAGCACATGGCTGACCTGCGCCTCCCCACGACCCCGATTGTCCGTCCTGACAAGGACCGCTTCCTGAACGAAGAGAATCCCTTCGAGGCGATGATGTCGCGCTTCGACCGGGCCGCCGAGCTATTGGACCTGGAGCCCGGCCTGTACAAGGTGCTCCGCAGCGCCGAGAAGGAAATCACGGTGTCGATTCCCGTGCTGATGGACAACGGCGAGGTGGAGGTCTTCACCGGCATCCGCGTGCTGCACAACACGTCGCGCGGGCCGGCCAAGGGCGGCATCCGCTTCGACATGAACGTCAACCTCGACGAGGTGAAGGCGCTGGCCGCCTGGATGACGTGGAAGTGCGCCGTCGTGAACATCCCCTTCGGCGGTGCCAAGGGCGGCGTGATCTGCGACCCGCTCAAGATGTCGGTCGGTGAGCTGGAGCGTGTGACGCGCCGCTACACCTCGGGCTTGATCTCCACCCTGGGCCCGGACAGCGACGTGCCGGCGCCGGACGTGAACACGAACGAGCGCGTGATGGCCTGGCTGATGGATACCTACTCCATGCACGTGGGCCACACGGTGAACGCCGTGACCACGGGCAAGCCGGTGGAGATGGGTGGTTCGCAGGGCCGTCGCGAAGCCACGGGCCGCGGCGTGATGTTCACGGCGCTCGAGGCGCTGCAGCATCTCAAGATGGACGTGAAGGGCGCCACGGTGGCGGTGCAGGGCTTTGGCAACGTGGGCTCGGTGGCCGCGCAGCTGATGCAGCGCGAGGGCTGCACGGTGGTCGCCATCAGCGACCGCACGGGCGGCTACCACAACCCGAAGGGCATCGACGTCGACGACGCAATTGCCTATGTGCGGAAGCACCGCTCGCTCGAGGGTTACAACAAGGGCGACGTCATCACCAACGAGCAGTTGCTGGAGCTCGAGGTGGACGTGCTGATCCCGGCGGCGCTGGAGAACGTGATCACGACCAAGAACGCCAAGAACATCAAGGCGAAGATCATCTGCGAGGGCGCCAACGGCCCGACGACGGCCAAGGCCGACGCGATCCTCGACGAGAAGGGCGTGTTCGTGATCCCCGACATCCTCGCCAACGCCGGCGGCGTGACGGTGAGCTACTTCGAATGGGTGCAGAACCGCGGTGGCTACTACTGGGATGAGCCGACGGTGAACGACCGACTGCGCAACATCATGGTGAACAGCTTCCACGACGTGCTGAAGCTGTCGGAGCAGCACAAGGTGAACATGCGCACGGCGTCGTACATGGTCGCCATCAGCCGCGTCGCGACGGTGCACCGTCTGCGTGGCATCTACGCGTAAGGGTCGCGTCCCGGCGCTGCAGGGGCGACGGGGGGCGGCGTGAAGGTCGTGGTGGCCGCCGTGGGGAAGCCGCGTGATGCGGCGCTCGCGGCGGCCATCCGTCATTATGAGGAGCGCGCGGCGCACTACTGGCCGCTGCAGATCGTTGAAGTGAAGGAGGAGTCGGCGGGCCGCACGACGCCGGCGCAGGTGATGGCGAAGGAGACGAAACGCCTGTTGGCACGCGTTCCGGCCGGGGCCACGTTGGTGCTTTGCGATGCCCAAGGCGGCCAGTCGCTGAACTCGGAGGCCTTCGCCACGCGGTTGCAGGCCTGGCGGGAGGAGGCGCGGGACGTGGTCTTTGTGATCGGCGGAGCCTTCGGCGTGGATCCGTCCATCCGCGAGGCCGCGCGGTTGCGACTGGCGTTGGCACCGTGGACGCTGCCGCACGAGTTGGCGCGGCTGGTCTTGACTGAACAGTTGTATCGCGCGGGCACGATCCTGCGCGGCGAACCCTACCACAAGTAGCGATCGATGCCTTCAGTGTCCCTTGTCGCAGCGCGATGTCGTAGGTCCGAGGTGAGGTCCGCGTGAGCGCGCCCCGCATCGTGACTGAAGTGCTCGGCGGAGGCCCGCTGTCGCGGGCCATTCAGGACGGGCAGACGCCAGCGGACTGGACGCCGACACGCCCCGTGGGCGCCAGCGCCTGGAAGGCGCACGCCGAGGCCGTGCGCAGTGAGTTTGCCGCCAGCCGCTGGCTTTCTGGGCTGCGTCCTGCGCTTGATCCCTCGGGTGCCGCCGCCGAGCGGCTCGAGCGCGTTGCCGCGATGAATGGCATCGTCGTCACGACGGGGCAGCAGCCGGGCCTCTTCGGCGGGCCGATGTACACGTTGCTCAAGGCGCTGAGCGCGCTGGCGCTGGCGGACCGCATCGAGCGCGAGACGGGCATTCCCGCGGCGCCGGTGTTCTGGGCCGCCACGGACGATGCCGACTTCGCCGAGGCGTCTTGGACGGCGATTGCCGAGGAGGGCGCCGTGCGCCGCCTGGCGATTCCGCGGCGCGGCAAGGAAGGCGTGGTGATGGCCGAGATGCCCTTGGGCGACACGGCCGAAGAGTTCGAGCAGTTGGTGGCGGCGGCTGGGTCGGCGCCGCACGCTGCCATCCTGGACTCACTCAAGTCGGCCTACCAACCGGACGTGAGCATCGGCGGCGCGTATGTGCGCTTCCTGCGCTCGCTGCTCGAACCGCACGGCATCGCGGTCTTGGACTCTTGGCATCCGGCCACGCGCGCGGCCGCGCGTCCGACGCTGGTTGAGGCGCTGCGACGCGCGGCGAGCATCGACGAGTCGCTGGCGCTGCGGATGGTCGCTATCGAGCGCGCCGGCTTCCGCCCACAGGTGGCGCGTGTGCCGCGGCTGTCGCTGGTGTTCCGTGCGGTGGCCGGTGTGAAGGAGCGCGTGCCGATCAACCAGGCGGCTGACGTGGCGCAGCGCGCGGACTCCATCCTTTCGGCCAACGTGCTGCTGCGGCCGGTGGTGGAGCGTCGCATCCTGCCGACGGTGGCGTACGTGGCTGGCCCGGGTGAGATCGCGTACTTCATCCAGGTGAGTGCCGTGGCGGAGGCGCTGGGTATCGCGGCGCCGCTTGTGGTGCCGCGCTGGTCGGCGACGGTGGTGGAGCCGAATGTGGATCGTCGGCTCGGTCGCCTCGGGATGGTGCTCGAGGATCTCAAGACGCCGCACGATGCCGAGCGGCGCATCGGCGACCGCGCGATGCCCGCCGAGATGCGTGCCGCGCTCGAGGGTCTGCGCGCCGACCTTGGTGAGCGGCTGGGTGCACTGAGCCAGGCCTCCGCGTCAATGGACCACTTGGTGCCCGAGCGCGTGCTCGAAGGCGCGCGGCACCAGATGCTGCATCGCGTGGACCGCTTGGAGCGTCGCCTGCGCGCGGCGGCCCGTGCGCGCTCGGTGGAGGCCGTAACCGACCTCGCCACAGTGCGTGCCTCATTGATGCCCGAGAACCAGCGGCAGGAGCGGCGCTTGAACCCGATTCCGATGCTCGCGCGGCACGGCGACTTGCTGCTGGCGCAACTCAAGGCCGGCGCCGCGATGCACGCGGGGACCCTGGTCGGCGGCTGATGGCGACCGGCGGCGCGCGTCTCGTCGCAGCCGGGATCCTGCTCAGCCGGCTCTTCGGCCTCGTCCGGCAGCGCGTTACGGCGCACTTCCTCGGGACGGGCTTGGCCGCGGATGCGCTCGCCGCCGCGTTCCGCATTCCCAACCTGCTGCAGAACCTCTTCGGCGAGGGCTCGCTCTCGGCGTCGTTCATTCCCGTGTACTCGCGGTTGCTGGCGGAGGGGAAGCGCGATGAGGCGGGGCGGGTCGCGGGCGCGGTGCTCGCGCTGCTGGCGCTGCTCGTCTCGCTCGTGGTGCTCGTGGGTGTGCTCGGCGCGCAATGGTTGGTGGACCTCGTGGCGCCTGGCTTCGATGGTGCCGCACGCGAGCTCACCATCTCGCTGGTGCGGATCATCTTCCCTGGGCTGGGGCTGCTCGTGCTCTCGGCCTGGTGCCTCGGCATCCTGAACGCGCACCGGAAGTTCTTCCTGTCGTATGCGTCACCGGTGCTGTGGAATGTGGCGATCATTGCCGCGCTGATTGTCGGTGGGCGCTCGACCGTGTGGTCCGACCCCGCGGAGCTTGCCGTGCTCGTGGCGATGGCGAGCGTGGTTGGCGCCTTCCTGCAGTTCGTGATCCAGTTGCCGCCAGTGCTGCGCGTCGAGAAGTCGATGCGCTTCAGGGCCGGCGATGCGGCGGGCGAGGTGCGGGGGATCGTGCGCGCCTTTGGGCCGGCGGTGGGCACACGCGGCGTGGTGCAGGTGAGTGCCTACGTGGACACGATCATCGCGTCGTTGCTTGGCGCCGGTGCGCTGGCGACGCTGTCGTATGCGCAGGCCATCAGCCTGCTGCCGGTGTCGCTGTTCGGGATGTCGATTGCGGCGTCGGAGCTGCCGGAGATGTCGGGCGCAACGGGGGACGAGACGCTTGTGCACGAGAAGTTGCGCGCGCGGTTGGAGAGTGGGCTCAAACGCATCGCCTACTTTGTGATTCCGTCCGTGATTGCCTTTGTGGCCTTTGGCGGTGTGCTGGCAGCAGCTGTTTATCAGGGCGGGGCGTTCACGAAGACGGACGCGCAGTGGGTCTGGGGTGCGCTGGCCGGCTCGGGCGTTGGGTTGCTGGCGAGCACGATGGGGCGCCTCTACGCCTCGGCGTCCTTTGCGTTGCGCGACACGCGGACGCCATTTCGGTATGCGTCGATCCGTGTCGTGCTGGCGGCGGTACTCGGCGGCACGTTGGCAGTCGGACTGCCGCGCTACCTGGGTGTGGACGGACGCTGGGGCATCGCGGCGCTGACTGCGGCGAGTGGTGTGGCCGGCTGGGTGGAGTTCCTGCTGCTCCGTGCGGCGATTGGCCGTCGGATCGGGCAGGTCGGCGTCTCGTTCCTCCTGCAGGCCAAGCTTTGGGCCTGCGCGATCGGCGCCGCGGTTGTCGGCCTCCTCTCGGTGCGGACCGTACTCGACCGTCACCCGGTGATTGTGGGTGTCGCAGTCTGCGGCGCGTACGGGTTGAGCTATCTGCTGCTGACGCGGCTGCTGCGGGTGGACGATGCCCGTCGCGCCTGAACGCGTCGCGACCAAGCTCGCGCATCTCCCCGACGAGCCCGGCGTCTATTTCTGGAAGGACGCCGAGGGGACGATTCTCTACATCGGCAAGGCGAAGAAGCTGAAGCCGCGGGTGCGCTCGTACTTCGGCAGCGAGCATTGGGAGAGCCCCAAGACGCGGCGCCTGGTGGAGCGCATCGCCGACCTCGAGACGATCGTGGTGCCCGACGAGGCGCACGCGCTGATCCTTGAGCAGAACCTCATCAAGGAGCATCGCCCGAAGTACAACGTGATGCTGCGGGACGACAAGACGTATCCGTACATCAAGGTCACGGTGCAGGAGGCGTATCCGCGTGTGTTCGTGACGCGCCGGCTTACCAGCGACGGCGGGCGCTACTTCGGTCCCTACACTGACGTGTCGGCGATGCGGCGCGCGCTGGACGTGGTGAAGCGGATCTTCACGGTGCGCAGCTGCCGCTACGACATGCCGAAGGAGATGCCGGAGCGGGCCTGTCTCGACTACCACATTGGCCGCTGCAAGGCGCCCTGCGTGGGGCTGCAGTCGCAGGCGGACTACCAGGCGATGATCGACGAGGTGGTGGACTTCCTCGACGGCCGCACGGACGATGTGGTCAAGCGCGTGAAACAGAAGATGGATGAGGCAGCGGAGGCGCTGGACTTTGAGCGGGCGGCCGAACTGCGCGATGCGGT
This is a stretch of genomic DNA from Gemmatimonadaceae bacterium. It encodes these proteins:
- the lpxK gene encoding tetraacyldisaccharide 4'-kinase, coding for MSRAIERMWARDGAGALLLSPLSWLFGAASGIRNFCYDRGLFRTAGVGAPVVSVGNLSVGGTGKTPVSAWVAAELQAMGAKPAIVMRGYGGDERHVHARVNPTVPVVVNPDRVAGAESALVDGADIIVLDDAFQHRRMRRDLDLVLVAAEQGSAHRLLPAGPLRESRLALRRAQLLVVTRKSASLAEAEATAASWTAFAGAPASCVIALKPGPLRPADPSDRRDALGLGALRGSRVLAISAIGAPWAFEAQLKERGATVEGAQYPDHHAFSDTDIAVLATRAAAADLTVCTLKDAVKLGTRWPRQAPPLWYLSQVVEVERGAPVMREALHRLVSARTS
- a CDS encoding Gfo/Idh/MocA family oxidoreductase is translated as MSAPLRLGVVGTGSLGYHHARILRELPGIVFKGFFEANEERAGTVSRELGIRAYPTLEALLGDVDAVSIVVPTSHHHRVAMQALEAGKHLLIEKPITVTLEEADELLALAERKGLMVQIGHIERFNRAIRAALPYVDTPLFIDSDRLAPFNPRGSDVAVVLDLMIHDIDLVLTLTGAAVKDVSAAGLPVLTPSVDIADARITFESGAVATITSSRVSKDRMRKLRIFQRNGYLSLDLAAGTGEMYRLRSDVDLATLAKQAQPLEAFVERVSIDAPQGEPLRLELESFVAALKGDAPIAVTGRAGRDALAVALRIVKGIEQGLPALKGKLPFGSA
- a CDS encoding lysophospholipid acyltransferase family protein, with the translated sequence MSDAGTTRAERRQPPVSTRLRLALLLGDPLIRLLALTWRYEIVNRAPVDALRAEQRPYIYALWHGHLLALTWYHRREGVTTMISEHRDGEIIARLVERWGYRTVRGSTSRGAGRALLGMVRELAGGSVFAITPDGPRGPAGSVQQGVLVASQKARAPIVSMRMDVDRAWHAKGWDRFAIPKPFAKVRITYGDPFVAASADEAEAAKLAAAIGPAIPAGLAK
- a CDS encoding Glu/Leu/Phe/Val dehydrogenase; its protein translation is MNVNLDEVKALAAWMTWKCAVVNIPFGGAKGGVICDPLKMSVGELERVTRRYTSGLISTLGPDSDVPAPDVNTNERVMAWLMDTYSMHVGHTVNAVTTGKPVEMGGSQGRREATGRGVMFTALEALQHLKMDVKGATVAVQGFGNVGSVAAQLMQREGCTVVAISDRTGGYHNPKGIDVDDAIAYVRKHRSLEGYNKGDVITNEQLLELEVDVLIPAALENVITTKNAKNIKAKIICEGANGPTTAKADAILDEKGVFVIPDILANAGGVTVSYFEWVQNRGGYYWDEPTVNDRLRNIMVNSFHDVLKLSEQHKVNMRTASYMVAISRVATVHRLRGIYA
- the lpxB gene encoding lipid-A-disaccharide synthase → MREILILAGEASGDLHGAILAERLQALKPGVPLVGTGGARMRAAGVTMLEEHEGVVGFVEVLKHIPAHYRLLKKLQARLASGSIGLVVCIDYPGFNMRVASAAASLGIPVLYYITPQVWAWRAGRLTKMAQVITKAAVILPFEEELLRGAGIDTTFVGHPLLDRAQSLPTKEAARVRIGLPPEGEVLALFPGSRAQEITRHLHDFLAVARELEVRRPGLKTVLSVAPTIGLRDDDVPVPLIRSASFDVLRAADVALCKSGTTTLEAAVAGTPCAIVYRTSRISYAIARRLVKIEHIGLLNIVAGRTVAPEFVQDAFQPKAVADALSPLFEAGSTEREAMIAGLADVRARLGEPGASQRVAAIAAEMLK
- a CDS encoding bifunctional UDP-3-O-[3-hydroxymyristoyl] N-acetylglucosamine deacetylase/3-hydroxyacyl-ACP dehydratase, with translation MSARRSIAREVALTGVGLHMGRTCGLRFLPAPVGSGLRFRRTDLAGNPETPAHHRVAVAAERRTQLGEGEGALHTVEHVLAAVAGLGIDDLVIEMDAAEPPIMDGSAEPFRLALVEAGVVEHGGMADVLHLAEPVRVVDGESVYVAHPAETLELEVKIDFAHPLIGAQEGRWTVTSESFSRELSAARTFGMLSWVEGLRAKGLIQGASAENTIVLDETGVVGTTLRWPDEFVRHKAMDVVGDLALAGSRVAARITATKPSHRGTVTLLREMLAHARPASTAAPAVEKATTAAPESENRMLGIEEIMKILPHRYPFLLVDKIVEMEEQKRIVGIKNVTINEPFFQGHFPGHPIMPGVLIVEAMAQVGGVLLMGTVDDPESKVVYFMSIDNIKFRRPVKPGDQLRFEVDIVQIRSKVCRIKGVAKVDGAVVCEAEMAAMVRDR
- the bshC gene encoding bacillithiol biosynthesis cysteine-adding enzyme BshC; translated protein: MSAPRIVTEVLGGGPLSRAIQDGQTPADWTPTRPVGASAWKAHAEAVRSEFAASRWLSGLRPALDPSGAAAERLERVAAMNGIVVTTGQQPGLFGGPMYTLLKALSALALADRIERETGIPAAPVFWAATDDADFAEASWTAIAEEGAVRRLAIPRRGKEGVVMAEMPLGDTAEEFEQLVAAAGSAPHAAILDSLKSAYQPDVSIGGAYVRFLRSLLEPHGIAVLDSWHPATRAAARPTLVEALRRAASIDESLALRMVAIERAGFRPQVARVPRLSLVFRAVAGVKERVPINQAADVAQRADSILSANVLLRPVVERRILPTVAYVAGPGEIAYFIQVSAVAEALGIAAPLVVPRWSATVVEPNVDRRLGRLGMVLEDLKTPHDAERRIGDRAMPAEMRAALEGLRADLGERLGALSQASASMDHLVPERVLEGARHQMLHRVDRLERRLRAAARARSVEAVTDLATVRASLMPENQRQERRLNPIPMLARHGDLLLAQLKAGAAMHAGTLVGG
- a CDS encoding 23S rRNA (pseudouridine(1915)-N(3))-methyltransferase RlmH, whose protein sequence is MAAVGKPRDAALAAAIRHYEERAAHYWPLQIVEVKEESAGRTTPAQVMAKETKRLLARVPAGATLVLCDAQGGQSLNSEAFATRLQAWREEARDVVFVIGGAFGVDPSIREAARLRLALAPWTLPHELARLVLTEQLYRAGTILRGEPYHK
- the lpxA gene encoding acyl-ACP--UDP-N-acetylglucosamine O-acyltransferase, which encodes MSTRIHPTAVVDPKAELGADVEVGPWAYIGPDCVVGDGSVIQMRATLEEHVHLAARVTVGIGTVLGGKPQDLKFKGEVTTVEIGEGTTIREYATINRGTSESMKTSVGKGCFLMSYVHLAHDCHLGDGVIISNGTQLAGHVRVDDRAIISGLCAVHQFARIGRHAFVGGMSRISKDIPPYVKAVGNPVQLYGLNSVGLQRSGFPEATISELKKAYRLFFRSDSNVGQAVEKAAKDLKPLPEVQAFVAFVEESARGIVT
- the murJ gene encoding murein biosynthesis integral membrane protein MurJ, with the translated sequence MATGGARLVAAGILLSRLFGLVRQRVTAHFLGTGLAADALAAAFRIPNLLQNLFGEGSLSASFIPVYSRLLAEGKRDEAGRVAGAVLALLALLVSLVVLVGVLGAQWLVDLVAPGFDGAARELTISLVRIIFPGLGLLVLSAWCLGILNAHRKFFLSYASPVLWNVAIIAALIVGGRSTVWSDPAELAVLVAMASVVGAFLQFVIQLPPVLRVEKSMRFRAGDAAGEVRGIVRAFGPAVGTRGVVQVSAYVDTIIASLLGAGALATLSYAQAISLLPVSLFGMSIAASELPEMSGATGDETLVHEKLRARLESGLKRIAYFVIPSVIAFVAFGGVLAAAVYQGGAFTKTDAQWVWGALAGSGVGLLASTMGRLYASASFALRDTRTPFRYASIRVVLAAVLGGTLAVGLPRYLGVDGRWGIAALTAASGVAGWVEFLLLRAAIGRRIGQVGVSFLLQAKLWACAIGAAVVGLLSVRTVLDRHPVIVGVAVCGAYGLSYLLLTRLLRVDDARRA